Proteins encoded together in one Camelina sativa cultivar DH55 chromosome 9, Cs, whole genome shotgun sequence window:
- the LOC104710040 gene encoding transcription factor IIIB 60 kDa subunit-like: protein MVWCNHCAKNVPGIRPFDGGLACDLCGRILENFNFSTDVTFVKNAAGQSQASGNIVRSVQSGISVSRERRLRIAKDELRNLKDALGIGDEKDYLIETAAKFFEMALHQNFTKGRRTELVQSSCLYLTCRTCRTEKIPLLLIDFSSYLRVSVYELGSVYLQLCELLYLVENRNYEELVDPSIYIPRFVNSLLKGANNIPKNFLKTVTSIISSMKRDWMQTGRKPSGICGAAIYIAALSHGITCSRADIAKTVHMCEATITKRLNEFANTEAASLTVDELDKSENILRKQTYTRTSNSDEGVVNCKHKDLKPFGYGLCKDCHDDFIKISGGVVGGSDPPAFQRAEKERMEKAAREENEGGTGSYEQVNVSQREKQCQEKGDGEIDGASDESGNLSDADDSEVDDILLDEKETQLKTMGWNLENRDYLKEQAAKEAARKALNSGNLDEASKAAVAKSRKEKREKRAEEAKNAPPPATVGEAVRRTLERKRLSGLINYNVLDELFDTNCPAEKSQKKSKTETVTEKNKEEHETVEDEEDEEDEEHEEHDAAPYEMNTDEKFYEDQMEEEEEDGYDFGLY, encoded by the exons ATGGTGTGGTGTAACCATTGTGCCAAGAATGTTCCCGGAATTCGCCCCTTTGACGGTGGTTT GGCATGTGATTTATGTGGGAGGATATTGGAAAACTTCAATTTCTCTACTGATGTTACATTCGTTAAGAATGCGGCTGGACAG AGCCAAGCGTCTGGTAACATTGTGAGGAGTGTTCAGAGTGGGATTTCAGTCTCACGTGAAAGGAGATTGAGAATAG CTAAAGATGAGTTAAGGAATTTGAAAGATGCCTTGGGAATTGGTGATGAAAAAGATTATTTGATTGAGACGGCTGCCAAATTCTTTGAA ATGGCACTTCACCAAAACTTCACTAAAGGGCGCAGAACTGAACTTGTACAGTCTTCCTGTCTCTACTTGACTTGCAGGACTTGCAG GACAGAGAAAATTCCGTTACTTCTTATTGATTTTTCAAGCTACCTTCGAGTTAGCGT TTACGAGTTAGGTTCTGTCTACTTGCAACTCTGCGAATTGCTGTACCTTGTGGAAAACAGGAACTATGAGGAGCTTGTTGATCCTTCAATCTACATTCCTCGATTCGTAAACA GCTTATTGAAAGGTGCAAacaatattccaaaaaatttcTTGAAAACGGTTACAAGCATTATATCTAGTATGAAGAGAGATTGGATGCAG ACCGGCCGGAAACCAAGTGGAATATGTGGAGCAGCAATTTACATAGCTGCACTTTCTCATGGTATCACGTGCTCTAGGGCAGATATT GCAAAAACGGTGCATATGTGTGAAGCAACAATAACCAAAAGATTGAATGAGTTTGCTAATACCGAGGCTGCAAGTTTAACT GTTGATGAGCTTGATAAAAGCGAAAACATATTGCGTAAACAAACTTATACCCGAACATCAAATTCTGACGAAGGAGTAGTGAACTGTAAACATAAGGATTTAAAACCTTTTGGTTATGGATTATGTAAGGACTGTCACGATGAT TTCATTAAAATTTCTGGTGGAGTTGTTGGTGGGTCGGATCCTCCTGCTTTCCAGCgagcagagaaagagagaatggaAAAAGCGGCTAGAGAAGAAAACGAGGGAGGAACTGGTAGCTATGAACAAGTAAATGTAAGCCAAAGGGAAAAACAATGTCAGG AGAAAGGAGATGGAGAAATAGATGGGGCGTCGGATGAATCAGGCAACCTTTCTGACGCCGATGATTCTGAG GTGGATGATATTCTTCTTGATGAGAAAGAAACGCAGCTGAAGACGATGGGCTGGAATCTAGAAAACAGAGACTATCTTAAG GAGCAAGCAGCGAAGGAAGCAGCCCGGAAGGCTTTAAACTCGGGCAACCTTGACGAAGCTTCTAAAGCAGCCGTGGCGAAATCTAGAAAGGAAAAGCGAGAAAAACGTGCTGAGGAAGCAAAGAACGCGCCTCCACCAGCTACAGTCGGGGAAGCAGTTCGACGAACACTTGAGAGGAAG AGACTCAGTGGGTTAATCAACTACAATGTCCTGGACGAGCTCTTTGATACTAATTGC cCAGCTGAGAAGTCACAGAAGAAATCGAAAACCGAGACAGTGACAGAGAAGAACAAGGAAGAGCATGAGActgttgaagatgaagaagatgaagaagatgaagaacatgAAGAACATGACGCAGCACCATACGAGATGAACACAGATGAGAAATTCTATGAAGACCaaatggaagaagaggaagaggatggtTATGATTTTGGATTGTATTAA